A DNA window from Gasterosteus aculeatus chromosome 16, fGasAcu3.hap1.1, whole genome shotgun sequence contains the following coding sequences:
- the gpr161b gene encoding G-protein coupled receptor 161 produces the protein MNISRNCSAVGNAEGLAALESVSIVTITLLACLGNLLIVATLYRRPYLLTPSNKFVFSLTVSNLLLSALVLPFVAVSSVRREWVFGVVWCNFTALLYLLISSASMLTLGAIAIDRYYAVLYPMIYPMKITGNRAVVAIAYVWLHSLVGCLPPLFGWSSFEFDCFKRTCVASWHREPSYTAFWVIWCILPPLFIMLACYGVIFRVARMKARKVHCGTVVVAHEDSSGAHKNGRKNSSTSTSSNGSRRSLVYAGSQCKAFVTILVVVGTFLLTWGPYVAVVCTEALWGHGSVSQGLETLVAWLSFCSAVCHPFIYGLWNKTVRKELLGMCFGDRYYRESFATRQRTSRLFSISNRITDLGMSPHLTAMLAGGGHLLAPGSSTGDTGFSFTQDSCTDVMLLNDFSTDGSSHPQQHGNPSGKRRSSVTFEDQVEQAKAENTATSSVQVHAEVHKSLDTFASCLAKAIESDAKLTLFGDGLVLPGGLFTTRTAQRPRYLDGQRLRLESIDEGIVKDGREE, from the exons ATGAACATCAGCAGGAACTGCAGCGCTGTGGGGAATGCTGAGGGCCTGGCCGCCCTGGAGTCGGTCTCCATTGTAACCATCACGCTCCTGGCCTGCCTGGGCAACCTCTTGATAGTGGCGACCCTCTACCGCCGGCCTTACCTGCTCACGCCCAGCAACAAGTTTGTGTTCAGCCTGACCGTGTCCAACCTGCTGCTGTCCGCGCTGGTGCTCCCGTTTGTGGCCGTGAGCTCCGTGAGGAGGGAGTGGGTGTTTGGGGTTGTGTGGTGTAACTTCACTGCCCTGCTCTACCTGCTCATCAGCTCTGCCAGCATGCTTACCCTCGGAGCCATTGCCATCGACAG GTACTATGCAGTTCTTTACCCGATGATCTACCCCATGAAGATCACGGGAAACCGGGCTGTCGTTGCCATCGCCTATGTGTGGCTGCACTCCCTGGTGGGCTGTCTGCCGCCTCTGTTTGGCTGGTCCTCCTTTGAGTTCGACTGCTTCAAGAGGACCTGCGTGgcgtcttggcacagagagccgAGTTACACGGCCTTCTGGGTGATCTGGTGCATCCTCCCCCCCTTATTCATCATGCTTGCCTGTTACGGTGTCATTTTCCGCGTTGCCCGCATGAAAGCCAGGAAGGTGCACTGTGGGACGGTGGTTGTGGCCCACGAGGACTCCTCTGGCGCCCACAAGAACGGACGTAAAAACTCCAGCACCTCGACCTCCTCTAATGGAAGCCGGCGGAGCCTCGTGTACGCAGGGAGCCAGTGCAAGGCCTTTGTCACCATATTGGTGGTAGTCGGCACCTTCCTGTTGACCTGGGGGCCGTATGTCGCGGTGGTGTGCACCGAGGCTTTATGGGGACACGGGAGTGTGTCTCAGGGACTGGAGACTTTGGTGGCATGGCTGTCGTTCTGCAGCGCCGTGTGCCACCCGTTCATCTACGGCCTGTGGAATAAGACGGTGAGGAAGGAGCTGCTGGGGATGTGTTTTGGCGATCGCTACTACAGAGAGTCGTTCGCCACGCGGCAAAGGACGTCCCGCCTCTTCAGCATCTCCAACAGGATCACAG ATTTGGGTATGTCCCCTCACCTGACCGCTATGCTGGCCGGCGGAGGTCATCTGCTGGCTCCAGGCAGCAGCACGGGAGATACTGGCTTCAGTTTCACTCAGGACTCAT GCACAGATGTGATGCTGCTAAACGACTTCTCCACAGacggctcctcccacccacaaCAGCACGGGAATCCGTCCGGAAAAAGGAGGAGCTCTGTCACCTTTGAAGACCAGGTGGAGCAAGCCAAAG CCGAAAACACTGCCACGTCCTCGGTTCAAGTCCACGCAGAGGTGCACAAGTCGCTGGACACCTTCGCCTCCTGTCTGGCAAAAGCAATAGAGAGCGACGCTAAGCTCACCCTGTTTGGGGACGGTCTGGTTCTCCCGGGGGGGCTGTTCACGACAAGAACGGCGCAAAGACCCAGATACCTGGACGGCCAGAGACTGAGGCTGGAGAGCATTGATGAAGGGATCGTTAAAGATGGCCGAGAAgagtag